CGCCTTCGCGCAATGGATGCGAATTTGCTCCCATTACCGTCAATAGCGCCTCCAGCAATTACGACCATGTGCTGTGGAGCACGCAAGGCGATGGCACTTTTGAAAATGCTGCCGTGCTCAACACAAAATATTATCCGGGCACCGCTGATGTAGCTGCAAGCGGAACTACACTCACCATAGCGGCTTTTGGCAGCGGCGCTTGCGGCAACTGGCCTGTCACCAAAGATGTAATTATCAATATCCGCCTTCAGCCTATTGCAAATGCCGGCAACGATATTACCCAATGTGCCGGAAATCCGGTGGCCTTGCAGGCCACTGCCAGCAATGCCGCCTCAATTATTTGGAGCACCAGCGGCGACGGCACTTTTAGCAACACCAGTCAAATGGCTACAAATTATTTTCCCGGAGCAGTAGATGCTTCCTCCGGCGGATGTCGGATCCACTTGCTGGCCAATCCCACACAGCCATGCACCCTCGCCGATATCGATACGCTACAACTGGTTTTGATGCCACCCGCTCAGGTTGAAATCGGATACAATAATGCAAGGATTTGCCATGATCAAAATTTCCACCTCGATCTGACCACCGCAGAACATTATGCTTCTTTGCAATGGTCTACGGTGAATGGCGGTGGCACCTTCGATGACCCGTCGCTGCTGCATCCCGTTTATTATCCCAATGCTGCTGTCGATTACCCAAAAGGCTGCATCGTCCTGGGCGTTACTGCACAATCCATCAATCCCTGCACCGTGGCTGCCGCCGATTTTATGACTTTGTGTTTCCAGGCACCGCCAACCGCTTTTGCCGGAACAGACGCAACCATTGCTGTTGGTGAAATTTACACCCCTGATGCCGCCGCTACAAATCATTCTGGGTTGCAATGGCAAACTACCGGCGATGGCACCTTTAATTATGCGCAACTTCTGAGGCCTCAGTATTTTCATGGCGTGCAGGATAAAACCACAGGCCATGTGTCGCTGATATTAACGGCAAGCCCTATGAGCGGATGCCAGATTTCCGCTGTCGACACCGTGCTCATTACATTTACAGGTGGGGGTCAGCTCATAGAACTATATGCGGGAAACAATGCAATGTCGACCTACATTAATACCGAAGGCAAAACTTTTGAAGAGGTGATTGCACCATTGCAGGATAAACTTTTGTTTGCCAAAGTTTTCAATAAAGTTTACTGGCCGAAATATGGGATCAATACCATCGGGAATTACGACATTAGTAGCGGCTATGAGTTGCTGCTCAGCAGCGACACCGAATTGTTGATCGGTGGAGTTAATCTCTCTGCAACCGGTTTCACTTTGCATGCAGGCTGGAATCTGATGCCGGTGCTTTCGCCCTTCTCTATCTCAGGGCAGGCTATTGTCGATCTTTTGGGCGATGCGCTGGTGATAATTGCAACTATTGATGGGGAGCAACGCGTCTTTCCTGCCCAAAACATCAACACGCTTCCACAATTAGAACCAGGAAAAGCCTATATGATAAAGATGAATGAAGAGGCTACTTTTGATTTTCCGATGTGTCCGTAAAAAAGGGATACCAGGGTGACGATGTGATTTTTAATCCCGAAGGGATTGTATATTTATAGAAAGACATCGAGTGGAGGAAAATGCGACCCCTGCGGGGTCGAAGACACAATTGCTGATCACGGTGCTATAAACATTTGAACCCTTCGCTTTCTTTTCAATGCTATTTTTGGATGTTTCGATTCGTCTAGGTTTCATGTTTTTAATCCCGAAGGGATTGTATGTTTATAGAAAAGATTGTTAGCCAAGATGATGCGACCCCGAAGGGGTCGAACACACAATTGCTGATCATTGTGCTATAAACATTCGAACCCTTTGGGTTCAATATCAATCCATTCAAATAAATATTCATTTTTAAACTCGAATTGAAACCGCTTTAATAACTCTATGTATTCCTCCATAAAAAGCGCTAAAACATTGGAACTTTTCGCGTTCTTTTCAATGCTATTTTTGGATGTTTCGGTTCGTTCATGTGTTGGGTTGTTTAATCTTGACGGGATTGTATGTTTATATATCTATTCTGTTTGTTGGAAAGTGCGACTCCTGCGGGGTCAAACACATCTGTGCTGATCATTGAGCTATTAACATTTAAACACCTCGGGTTCATCATCAATCCATTCAAATAAGTATTCGTCTTTAAACTCGATTTGAAACCGCTTTAAAAACTCCACGTATTCTTCCTTGAAGGTTTTCTTTTTGTGATGCTGCTTTTGTTTTGCAATGTAATTTATCACTGCATCCAAATTTGAATGACTATACGAAAATGCCCCATATCCTTCCTGCCATTGAAATTTAAACCTGACAAATCTCTTTTCTTTGATAAACTCATTAGATGATTTCTTTATTTCCCTAACCAAATCGGATAAACAACAGGAGGGCTTCATTCCTATGAAAAAATGTATATGGTCGGGCATCCCATTGATGGCAAGCATTTTTTGTCCTTTATTTTTCACAATACCTGAGATGTATTTGTAAAGCTCTTCCTCCCAACTAACATTAATTAGGCTTTCTCTACCTTTTACAGCAAATACCACTTGTATGTAAATTTGCGAAAATGTTCCGGACATGCTTTATTCGTTTAGTTTAAAAATTGTGATTACATAATTACGTTAGCAAACATAATGCAACCCTCCCAGGGTCGAACACATCTCCATTGATCATTGTACTATAAACATTAGAATCCTTCGCGTTCTTTTCAATGCTATTTTTGGATGTTTCGGTTCGTTCATGTGTTGTGTTGTTTAATCCCGACGGGATTGTATGTTTATATATCTCTTCTGTTTGTTGGAAAGTGCGATTCCTGCGGGGTCAAACACATCTCCGCTATTTATTGTGTTATAAACATTTGAACCCTTCAGGTTCATCATCAATCCATTCAAATAAATATTCCCAATTTTCATAAAC
This portion of the Bacteroidales bacterium genome encodes:
- the tnpA gene encoding IS200/IS605 family transposase — translated: MSGTFSQIYIQVVFAVKGRESLINVSWEEELYKYISGIVKNKGQKMLAINGMPDHIHFFIGMKPSCCLSDLVREIKKSSNEFIKEKRFVRFKFQWQEGYGAFSYSHSNLDAVINYIAKQKQHHKKKTFKEEYVEFLKRFQIEFKDEYLFEWIDDEPEVFKC